A stretch of the Bombyx mori chromosome 14, ASM3026992v2 genome encodes the following:
- the LOC134200057 gene encoding uncharacterized protein LOC134200057, whose product MRRLFQCSGRMKNLATSRDGCTRSTSWITYMDGTTKTASSSCRYVFVGRLGIVRYTTATILHIREWLPHGEEKVLLLQLQEGPTFNQRNVTPAEEKVMKQRTAKSRAARCASARDTRRSADGMRPALHTQKCHTPATNQAPIAALIAVGHGIHRMAECYRATLPASHNKLFTNLGNM is encoded by the exons ATGCGGAGGTTATTCCAATGTTCCGGCCGGATGAAAAATCTAGCAACGTCAAGGGATGGCTGCACAAGATCGACCAGTTGGATCACGTATATGGATGGGACAACAAAGACTGCCAGTTCATCATGCAGATATGTCTTCGTGGGTCGGCTAGGGATTGTGCGATACACCACCGCAACTATACTACACATCCGCGAATGGCTACCACATGGAGAAGAGAAGGTGCTGTTGCTCCAGTTGCAAGAGGGACCGACTTTCAACCAAAGAAATGTTACGCCTGCCGAAGAGAAGGTCATGAAACAAAGAACTGCAAAGAGCCGCGCTGCGAGGTGTGCCAGCGCCCGGGACACACGTCGGTCAGCTGATGGTATGCGGCCAGCTCTTCACACCCAAAA GTGCCATACACCAGCGACAAACCAGGCTCCAATAGCAGCGCTGATCGCCGTGGGACACGGCATACACAGGATGGCCGaatgttatcgagcaacacttccggcctcacataataaattatttacgaacttaggaaatatgtag